In SAR202 cluster bacterium, one DNA window encodes the following:
- a CDS encoding FAD-binding protein yields MTNEYTVPSNWDTEAEVVIVGFGGAGAAASITASDLGAKVIILEKAPQGRHGGNTKVAAQGYLNPDSIEGAVAYLTAMCGPYEVPEDMVQVWAEEVCQNNDWITSIGGDPQEHQFQVGIEYPELPGSESTHKFHHGDILGYSETWKFFDQAVQERPIEILYETPGKELIQNDITKEIIGVKAIRDGKPYYVKATKGVILTCGGFENNQEMIRNYLPGIPYCYTNGSPYNEGDGITMAMTVGAELWHMNNFAGPSFALKVDEYPTSFSMQALHFSKETPGGMIVIGSNGERFWDEKYKTHHGKVKNNGVWAPLTAPCPLYMIFDHTLFTSGPLYDKEPRSAWNPMVDQYDWSDSNEAELAKGWIKKADTIEDLADQINHDPAVLQDTINKWNYSCELGEDIEYGRKLMLNQLITAPFYAVELSPAMLNTQGGPRRNTKAQIIRPDGSPIPRLYSSGELGSIYSYLYQGTGNIGECFAFGRIAARNAVADSPWG; encoded by the coding sequence ATGACAAATGAATATACCGTTCCATCAAATTGGGATACAGAAGCAGAAGTAGTTATTGTTGGCTTTGGTGGGGCTGGTGCGGCAGCATCCATTACTGCTAGTGATTTAGGTGCTAAGGTGATCATTCTGGAAAAAGCTCCCCAAGGGAGACATGGAGGAAATACTAAAGTTGCAGCTCAAGGATATCTTAATCCTGATTCAATTGAAGGAGCTGTAGCTTATCTTACAGCTATGTGTGGGCCATATGAAGTTCCAGAAGATATGGTTCAGGTTTGGGCTGAAGAGGTTTGTCAAAATAATGATTGGATAACAAGTATTGGTGGAGATCCTCAAGAGCACCAATTTCAGGTGGGAATTGAATATCCAGAATTACCAGGTTCAGAGTCAACTCATAAATTTCATCATGGAGATATTTTAGGGTATTCAGAAACGTGGAAATTTTTTGATCAGGCTGTTCAGGAACGACCGATCGAAATACTTTATGAAACACCAGGAAAAGAATTAATTCAAAATGATATCACTAAAGAAATTATCGGAGTTAAGGCTATTAGAGACGGTAAACCATATTATGTGAAAGCTACTAAAGGGGTAATTTTAACTTGTGGTGGATTTGAAAACAATCAAGAAATGATTAGAAATTATCTTCCGGGCATTCCCTATTGTTATACAAATGGTTCCCCTTACAATGAGGGTGACGGTATAACTATGGCAATGACAGTTGGGGCTGAGCTTTGGCATATGAATAATTTTGCCGGTCCATCATTTGCATTAAAAGTTGATGAATATCCAACATCCTTTTCAATGCAAGCGTTGCATTTTTCTAAAGAAACACCAGGTGGAATGATCGTTATTGGATCAAATGGCGAAAGATTTTGGGATGAGAAATATAAGACACATCATGGAAAAGTCAAAAATAACGGTGTATGGGCTCCATTAACTGCTCCATGTCCTTTGTATATGATTTTTGATCACACTTTATTCACTTCAGGTCCTTTGTATGATAAAGAGCCAAGAAGTGCATGGAATCCAATGGTTGATCAGTATGATTGGAGTGATTCCAATGAAGCAGAACTTGCAAAAGGATGGATAAAAAAAGCAGATACTATTGAGGATTTAGCAGATCAAATTAATCATGACCCAGCAGTATTGCAAGATACTATTAACAAATGGAATTATTCATGTGAACTTGGTGAAGATATTGAATACGGCAGAAAACTCATGTTAAATCAGTTAATTACTGCTCCATTTTATGCTGTTGAGTTATCACCAGCAATGCTAAATACTCAAGGTGGCCCAAGAAGAAATACTAAAGCACAGATTATACGACCTGATGGATCACCTATACCTCGACTATATAGTTCTGGAGAACTTGGTTCTATATATAGTTATCTTTATCAAGGTACGGGAAATAT
- a CDS encoding rhodanese-related sulfurtransferase, with translation MDNSFKIMAFYEFAKIDNLSSIANSIYSFCEHENIRGTVIVAPEGINGTLAGFISSIDKFAQYVTNLGFKNLNTKYSLAEIMPFYRLKVKEKKEIITMLGSSIDPTNPRGEMVSPNEWNKLINQNDTIVIDVRNEYESNIGSFNNALKPNTESFLEFKNYIDEKLSDSKDKNIAMFCTGGIRCEKASYYMKSQGFENVFQLKGGILKYLEEIHKQNSFWEGECFVFDNRVSVTHELQKGTYDLCRGCNNPISSEDKKTNKYEKDVSCPKCYDSLSEDKKNRSRERTKQILLSEQHNRPYPYRDLTIETYLQHQQ, from the coding sequence TTGGATAATTCATTCAAAATTATGGCATTTTATGAATTTGCTAAAATTGATAACTTGTCGTCAATAGCAAACAGTATTTATTCCTTTTGTGAACATGAAAATATACGTGGAACAGTTATTGTAGCCCCAGAAGGTATTAATGGAACTCTTGCTGGATTTATTTCATCAATTGACAAATTTGCTCAATATGTAACCAATCTAGGTTTTAAAAACCTAAATACAAAATATTCTCTCGCAGAAATCATGCCTTTTTATAGATTGAAGGTTAAAGAAAAAAAAGAAATCATCACTATGCTTGGCTCGTCAATAGACCCCACAAACCCAAGAGGAGAAATGGTCTCCCCAAATGAATGGAATAAATTAATAAATCAAAATGACACCATTGTGATTGATGTACGAAATGAATATGAAAGCAACATTGGCTCATTTAATAATGCATTAAAACCCAATACAGAATCCTTTCTTGAATTTAAAAATTATATCGATGAAAAATTGTCTGATTCAAAAGACAAAAATATTGCGATGTTTTGTACAGGTGGAATACGATGTGAAAAAGCATCATATTATATGAAGTCACAAGGTTTTGAAAATGTATTTCAACTCAAGGGTGGAATATTAAAATATTTAGAAGAGATCCATAAACAAAACAGCTTTTGGGAAGGAGAGTGTTTTGTTTTTGACAACAGGGTGTCTGTAACACATGAATTACAAAAAGGAACGTATGATCTATGTCGAGGATGCAATAATCCTATCTCTTCAGAAGATAAAAAAACCAATAAATATGAAAAAGATGTATCCTGCCCTAAATGTTATGACTCTTTATCAGAAGATAAAAAAAATCGATCAAGAGAACGAACAAAACAAATTTTACTCTCAGAACAACATAATCGCCCATATCCTTACAGGGATTTAACAATCGAAACATATTTACAACATCAACAATAA